In one window of Halomarina pelagica DNA:
- a CDS encoding cold-shock protein: MAKGKVAFFNDTGGYGFIESDDADDDVFFHMEDVGGPDLEEGQEVEFDIVQADKGPRAKNLQRL, translated from the coding sequence ATGGCTAAAGGTAAGGTCGCCTTCTTCAACGACACGGGCGGCTACGGTTTCATCGAGAGCGACGACGCGGACGACGACGTTTTCTTCCACATGGAAGATGTTGGCGGTCCGGACCTCGAAGAGGGACAGGAAGTGGAGTTCGACATCGTGCAGGCCGACAAGGGCCCGCGCGCGAAGAACCTCCAGCGGCTGTAA
- a CDS encoding NAD(P)/FAD-dependent oxidoreductase, whose translation MEVAIVGAGAAGAGAAYALREADAQVTVFERSSDVSGRAATRRRNGCRYDYGANYVKDDDPRVSRLVTETLAAPDLVNIVTPVWTFDAAGTIEEGRDDDDHKWTYEAGIARLGRRLLDRTDATVELATQVDGIESDGGGWTLADADGGDLGTYDALLLTPPAPLTAALLDATAWDAGLLEEVRDAVAAVDYRSVYSVVLHYGFELDRPWYALVNTDREHPVGWVSREEEKRGHVPDGGSLLIAQMAPDWSAERLGDDPDAVTADAARLVADLLDDDRIADPDWTDGRGWRYALPNAGVEGDAHRRCEDRGLYFAGDWVVGEGRVHRALRCGLDVGARIAAR comes from the coding sequence ATGGAGGTAGCCATCGTCGGCGCGGGCGCGGCCGGGGCGGGCGCGGCCTACGCCCTGCGCGAGGCGGACGCTCAGGTGACCGTCTTCGAGCGATCGAGCGACGTCTCCGGCCGGGCCGCGACCCGGCGGAGGAACGGCTGTCGGTACGACTACGGCGCGAACTACGTCAAGGACGACGACCCGCGGGTCTCGCGGCTCGTCACGGAGACGCTCGCCGCGCCGGATCTCGTGAACATAGTGACGCCCGTCTGGACGTTCGACGCGGCGGGGACTATCGAGGAGGGGCGCGACGACGACGACCACAAGTGGACCTACGAGGCGGGGATCGCACGACTGGGGAGGCGGCTGCTCGACCGGACCGACGCGACCGTCGAACTCGCGACGCAGGTGGACGGTATCGAGAGCGACGGGGGCGGCTGGACGCTCGCGGACGCCGACGGCGGGGACCTCGGGACGTACGACGCCCTCCTGCTCACCCCGCCCGCGCCGCTGACGGCGGCCCTGCTCGACGCGACGGCGTGGGACGCCGGTCTGCTGGAGGAGGTGCGCGACGCCGTCGCCGCCGTGGACTACCGGAGCGTCTACTCGGTCGTCCTGCACTACGGGTTCGAACTCGACCGGCCGTGGTACGCGCTCGTGAACACCGACCGCGAGCACCCGGTCGGGTGGGTCTCCCGGGAGGAGGAGAAGCGCGGGCACGTCCCCGACGGCGGGAGCCTGCTGATCGCGCAGATGGCCCCCGACTGGTCGGCCGAGCGCCTCGGGGACGACCCCGACGCGGTGACGGCCGACGCGGCCCGCCTCGTCGCCGACCTGCTCGACGACGACCGGATCGCCGACCCGGACTGGACTGACGGTCGGGGCTGGCGCTACGCGCTGCCGAACGCGGGTGTCGAGGGCGACGCCCACCGGCGCTGCGAGGACCGCGGGCTCTACTTCGCGGGCGACTGGGTCGTCGGCGAGGGGCGCGTCCACCGGGCGCTGCGATGCGGCCTCGACGTCGGGGCGCGGATCGCGGCGCGCTGA
- a CDS encoding DUF4013 domain-containing protein, translating into MFRDALLYPLSGPSAAGSYLLGGVLRLVSTISDVAVLLVSVALATATVDAPAGSPPLSPTVLVVALAFFLGLSLVARVAFRGYAVAVAREVAGAPSPVAPSIRAFVRLGDAARSVGVLLAYLLPALSLGGLAALTVTIDAGGDLDVVVETVGALALLLGLLAGLLAAYLVPVAMVRFAHEGGIRAAFDLSAVRAAAFTEDYVVGWAMAAGVVVVLVPLALLLYALFLVGVVVHFHLNVTVRYLLARSASAALGYEPGTATAPSGSARQRRNAGGSSDEESADEVPADEVSLDDTASARAAAEADWRGTRPEPSELDPAVSEDDPAAEEFRRRR; encoded by the coding sequence GTGTTCCGCGACGCCCTGCTGTATCCGCTCTCCGGTCCCTCAGCCGCCGGTTCGTACCTCCTCGGCGGCGTCCTCCGACTCGTCTCGACGATCTCCGACGTCGCCGTGCTCCTCGTCTCCGTCGCCCTCGCGACGGCGACGGTCGACGCACCCGCCGGATCGCCACCGCTCTCCCCCACGGTTCTCGTCGTCGCGCTCGCGTTCTTCCTCGGCCTCTCGCTCGTCGCGCGGGTGGCGTTTCGCGGCTACGCGGTCGCCGTCGCCCGCGAGGTGGCGGGCGCGCCGTCTCCCGTCGCCCCCTCGATCCGGGCGTTCGTCCGCCTCGGCGACGCGGCCCGCTCGGTCGGCGTGCTCCTCGCGTACCTGCTCCCGGCGCTCTCGCTCGGCGGCCTCGCCGCCCTCACGGTGACGATCGACGCGGGCGGCGACCTCGACGTCGTCGTCGAGACCGTCGGGGCGCTCGCGCTCCTCCTCGGGTTGCTCGCCGGCCTCCTCGCCGCGTACCTCGTCCCCGTGGCGATGGTCCGGTTCGCCCACGAGGGCGGGATCCGGGCGGCGTTCGACCTCTCTGCGGTCCGGGCGGCGGCCTTCACCGAGGACTACGTCGTCGGCTGGGCGATGGCCGCGGGCGTCGTCGTCGTGCTCGTCCCGCTGGCGCTGCTGCTCTACGCCCTCTTCCTCGTCGGCGTCGTCGTCCACTTCCACCTGAACGTCACCGTCCGCTACCTCCTGGCGCGGTCGGCGAGCGCGGCGCTCGGCTACGAACCCGGGACGGCGACCGCGCCGTCGGGTTCGGCCCGTCAGCGGCGGAACGCGGGAGGATCGTCCGACGAGGAGTCCGCAGACGAGGTGCCGGCCGACGAGGTGTCGCTCGACGACACGGCCTCCGCCCGCGCGGCGGCCGAGGCCGACTGGCGCGGGACCCGGCCCGAACCGAGCGAACTCGACCCGGCGGTGTCCGAGGACGACCCCGCGGCCGAGGAGTTCCGCAGGCGACGGTGA
- a CDS encoding DUF4013 domain-containing protein, with protein MITEALTYLRRSDSAARTVVIGILLSFLSFLVIPAFLVMGYTVRVIRAALTDDEPPVFDEWGNLFVDGLKAFLIGVGYFVIPVAFVVLAVGADLVVANVSGLAGGILGAILAVVGIVLVLALWYVFPVGLARFARTGRMGSAFQFGEIRPVALTSTYAVAWLLALVVSAVAGAVSNWLFSLSLLGVETLLALGLTFYAGVVAAYLYGRGVGEATPLEPAPEEPSGRPAA; from the coding sequence ATGATAACAGAAGCACTCACCTACCTGCGCCGGAGCGACAGCGCGGCCCGGACCGTCGTCATCGGGATACTCCTGTCGTTCCTGAGTTTCCTCGTCATCCCGGCGTTCCTCGTCATGGGGTACACCGTTCGGGTCATCCGGGCGGCGCTCACGGACGACGAACCGCCCGTGTTCGACGAGTGGGGGAACCTCTTCGTGGACGGCCTGAAGGCGTTCCTCATCGGCGTCGGGTACTTCGTCATCCCCGTCGCGTTCGTCGTCCTGGCGGTCGGGGCCGACCTCGTCGTCGCCAACGTCAGCGGTCTCGCGGGCGGGATCCTCGGCGCGATCCTCGCGGTCGTCGGCATCGTCCTGGTGCTGGCGCTCTGGTACGTGTTCCCCGTCGGCCTGGCCCGCTTCGCGCGGACCGGCCGGATGGGTAGCGCGTTCCAGTTCGGCGAGATCCGGCCCGTCGCCCTGACGAGCACCTACGCGGTCGCGTGGCTGCTCGCGCTCGTCGTGAGCGCCGTCGCCGGCGCGGTGTCGAACTGGCTGTTCAGCCTCTCGCTGCTCGGCGTCGAGACGCTCCTCGCGCTCGGGCTGACGTTCTACGCCGGCGTCGTGGCCGCGTACCTCTACGGGCGCGGCGTGGGCGAGGCGACCCCCCTCGAACCCGCCCCCGAGGAGCCGAGCGGCCGACCCGCGGCCTGA
- a CDS encoding mRNA surveillance protein pelota → MRIADRQRVEGGRERITVVPETLDDLWHLSYVLEPGDLVGGDTTRRVRRDDETLRDTGGEREHMYVTLAVEETEFARFANRLRVSGVIEDCSREDQLGFHHTLNVEQNEELEITKRWKPDQLDRLKEAEEATDNPDVAIATVEEGAAHVHTVAQYGAEERTSLSGATGKGEYAQSRTQLFAELTEVLRRMDADAIILAGPGFTKQDAYKYVEENAPEVAERVTMVDTSAVGDRGVHEVLKRGAVEDVQAETRIAREAELIDRLMAEIAGGAKAAYGVESVAEAAEYGAVETLLVVDERLREERGGEGEWEVDANDLLETVDRKGGDVVVFSSEFAPGEQLSNLGGIAAILRYRLE, encoded by the coding sequence ATGCGAATCGCCGACCGTCAGCGCGTCGAGGGGGGACGAGAGCGGATAACGGTCGTCCCGGAGACGCTCGACGACCTCTGGCACCTCAGCTACGTGCTCGAACCGGGCGACCTCGTCGGCGGCGACACGACCCGTCGGGTGCGCCGGGACGACGAGACCCTCCGCGACACGGGCGGCGAGCGCGAGCACATGTACGTCACCCTCGCGGTCGAGGAGACGGAGTTCGCGCGCTTCGCGAACCGCCTGCGCGTCTCCGGCGTCATCGAGGACTGCTCGCGGGAGGACCAGCTCGGCTTCCACCACACCCTCAACGTCGAGCAGAACGAGGAACTCGAGATCACGAAGCGCTGGAAGCCGGATCAGCTCGACCGCCTGAAGGAGGCCGAGGAGGCGACGGACAACCCCGACGTCGCCATCGCGACCGTCGAGGAGGGCGCGGCGCACGTCCACACCGTCGCGCAGTACGGCGCGGAGGAGCGCACCTCGCTCTCGGGCGCGACCGGCAAGGGCGAGTACGCCCAGTCGCGCACGCAGCTGTTCGCCGAACTGACCGAGGTGCTCCGGCGGATGGACGCCGACGCGATCATCCTCGCCGGGCCGGGGTTCACGAAGCAGGACGCCTACAAGTACGTCGAGGAGAACGCCCCCGAGGTCGCAGAGCGGGTGACGATGGTCGACACGAGCGCCGTCGGCGACCGCGGCGTCCACGAGGTGCTGAAGCGCGGCGCGGTCGAGGACGTGCAGGCCGAGACGCGCATCGCGCGCGAGGCGGAACTCATCGACCGGCTGATGGCGGAGATCGCGGGCGGCGCGAAGGCGGCCTACGGCGTCGAGAGCGTCGCCGAGGCCGCCGAGTACGGCGCGGTCGAGACGCTGCTCGTGGTGGACGAGCGCCTCCGCGAGGAGCGCGGCGGCGAGGGTGAGTGGGAGGTCGACGCGAACGACCTGCTGGAGACGGTCGACCGGAAGGGCGGCGACGTGGTCGTCTTCTCCTCCGAGTTCGCGCCGGGCGAACAGCTGTCGAACCTCGGCGGGATCGCCGCGATCCTGCGGTACCGGCTGGAATGA
- a CDS encoding MBL fold metallo-hydrolase: MATELLPDVYDLTVAERNGARYRAFLVDGETPTLFDCGFPDTADALFAEIEATGVTPGRLVVTHADGDHVGGFDAVADRYAVETYLPEQSDPDVERDPDHRYGDGDRVGDFVAVHTPGHRDDHHALVDEGRSLAVLGDAASGSDQRGLPAGYFLLPPAVYTDDLHRAEASLERLLDYDFDAALLYHGASVTEDASERLRAFVEFAGRP, from the coding sequence ATGGCCACGGAACTCCTCCCCGACGTGTACGACCTGACCGTCGCCGAGCGGAACGGCGCGCGCTACCGCGCGTTCCTCGTCGACGGCGAGACCCCGACCCTCTTCGACTGCGGGTTCCCCGACACGGCGGACGCCCTGTTCGCGGAGATTGAGGCGACCGGCGTGACGCCCGGACGGCTCGTCGTCACCCACGCCGACGGCGACCACGTCGGCGGGTTCGACGCGGTGGCCGACCGCTACGCCGTCGAGACCTACCTCCCGGAGCAGAGCGACCCCGACGTGGAACGCGACCCGGACCACCGCTACGGCGACGGCGACCGCGTCGGCGACTTCGTCGCCGTCCACACGCCCGGCCACCGCGACGACCACCACGCGCTCGTCGACGAGGGGCGATCGCTGGCGGTACTGGGCGACGCGGCGAGCGGGTCGGACCAGCGCGGCCTCCCGGCGGGCTACTTCCTCCTCCCGCCCGCGGTGTACACCGACGACCTCCACCGGGCGGAGGCGTCCCTGGAGCGCCTCCTCGACTACGACTTCGACGCGGCCCTGCTCTACCACGGCGCGTCGGTCACCGAGGACGCGAGCGAGCGACTGCGGGCGTTCGTCGAGTTCGCCGGACGGCCCTGA
- a CDS encoding MBL fold metallo-hydrolase, which produces MHVTFLGTGSAMPTGDRAQTGLLLESEGTDPLLVDCGSGVLSALAGTDAGYEGVRTVLLTHHHLDHVSDLMPLFKARWLAGATDLELIGPPGTADLVQGLFDVHEYMQGRLDLVIREVEPGEFEAAGYQVAAAETVHSMPCLAYRFEADGATFTFSGDSEASEDLAAFADGSDVLAHDCSFPDEVDVDNHPTPSQLGAALAGHRYGQVFLTHLYPHTAGRHEAMLESLREHYAGDVRFARDGLTVTVE; this is translated from the coding sequence ATGCACGTCACGTTCCTCGGCACCGGCAGCGCCATGCCAACCGGCGACCGCGCGCAGACGGGTCTCCTGCTCGAATCCGAGGGGACGGACCCGCTGCTCGTCGACTGCGGGAGCGGCGTCCTCTCCGCCCTCGCGGGGACCGACGCGGGCTACGAGGGCGTCCGGACGGTCCTCCTCACGCACCACCACCTCGACCACGTCAGTGACCTCATGCCGCTGTTCAAGGCGCGGTGGCTCGCGGGCGCGACGGACCTCGAACTGATCGGCCCGCCCGGCACCGCCGACCTCGTCCAGGGGTTGTTCGACGTTCACGAGTACATGCAGGGTCGTCTGGACCTCGTCATTCGGGAGGTCGAACCGGGCGAGTTCGAGGCCGCGGGGTACCAGGTCGCGGCCGCCGAGACGGTCCACTCGATGCCGTGTCTCGCCTACCGATTCGAGGCCGACGGGGCGACGTTCACCTTCAGCGGCGACTCGGAGGCGAGCGAGGACCTGGCCGCCTTCGCCGACGGCTCGGACGTGCTCGCCCACGACTGCTCGTTCCCCGACGAGGTGGACGTCGACAACCACCCCACGCCCTCGCAGCTCGGCGCGGCGCTCGCCGGCCACCGCTACGGGCAGGTCTTCCTGACCCACCTCTACCCGCACACGGCGGGTCGCCACGAGGCCATGCTCGAATCCCTCCGCGAGCACTACGCCGGCGACGTGCGCTTCGCGCGCGACGGCCTCACCGTGACGGTGGAGTGA
- a CDS encoding dienelactone hydrolase family protein, whose translation MTGNDSLVAIPVDGVELEGELVVPPDASGLVVFSHGSGSSRKSPRNNFVAETLRERGLGTLLFDLLTEEEDRVYENRFDVPLLTDRLVAVTEWLDGREGTADLRYGYFGSSTGAASALRAAARREDVGAVVSRGGRVDLAADALDRIAAPTLFVVGGADAQVLDLNREAYDELAGERELHVVEGAGHLFEGPGELEEVADAAADWFAEHLA comes from the coding sequence ATGACCGGGAACGATTCGCTCGTCGCGATTCCCGTCGACGGCGTCGAACTGGAGGGGGAACTCGTCGTCCCGCCGGACGCCTCCGGACTCGTCGTCTTCTCCCACGGCAGCGGGAGCAGCCGCAAGAGCCCGCGCAACAACTTCGTCGCGGAGACGCTCCGCGAGCGCGGCCTCGGGACGCTCCTCTTCGACCTGCTCACCGAGGAGGAGGACCGGGTCTACGAGAACCGGTTCGACGTCCCGCTGTTGACCGACCGGCTCGTCGCCGTGACCGAGTGGCTCGACGGCCGCGAGGGAACGGCCGACCTCCGGTACGGTTACTTCGGGTCGAGCACGGGCGCGGCGTCGGCGCTGCGCGCCGCGGCGCGCCGGGAGGACGTCGGGGCGGTCGTCTCGCGCGGCGGGCGGGTGGACCTCGCCGCCGACGCCCTCGACCGGATCGCCGCGCCGACGCTGTTCGTCGTGGGCGGCGCGGACGCGCAGGTGCTCGACCTCAACCGGGAAGCGTACGACGAACTCGCGGGCGAGCGGGAACTCCACGTCGTCGAGGGGGCGGGCCACCTCTTCGAGGGGCCGGGGGAACTGGAGGAGGTGGCGGACGCGGCCGCCGACTGGTTCGCCGAGCACCTCGCCTGA
- a CDS encoding universal stress protein encodes MTKQASRAAVSPVSSRHPFDDEPRSVLVRVAGTEADRRLVREAGRYVAGTGGRLVVLSVTSSREFAERREARLGAGLPGYTLGEAEAGARRLARRVGREALAPLGIDYVAVGAVGREASRVLDAAREHDCGHLFLAEPERSGLRSLVAGSVVETIARGFDGLVTVLREDDRRGTGRATVG; translated from the coding sequence ATGACGAAACAAGCGTCGAGAGCCGCCGTCTCGCCCGTTTCCTCCCGACACCCGTTCGACGACGAGCCGCGGAGCGTGCTCGTTCGCGTCGCCGGAACCGAGGCGGACCGTCGGCTCGTCCGCGAGGCGGGGCGGTACGTCGCCGGCACCGGGGGGCGACTCGTCGTCCTCAGCGTCACGTCGTCGCGCGAGTTCGCAGAGCGCCGTGAGGCGCGACTCGGTGCCGGTCTGCCGGGGTACACGCTCGGGGAGGCCGAGGCGGGGGCGCGACGGCTCGCGCGCCGCGTCGGCCGGGAGGCGCTCGCCCCGCTCGGCATCGACTACGTCGCGGTGGGAGCCGTCGGTCGCGAGGCGTCCCGCGTCCTCGACGCGGCGCGCGAGCACGACTGCGGCCACCTCTTCCTCGCCGAACCCGAGCGGTCGGGGCTGCGCTCGCTCGTCGCCGGGAGCGTCGTCGAGACGATCGCCCGGGGGTTCGACGGGCTGGTGACGGTGCTGCGGGAGGACGACCGGCGGGGGACGGGACGAGCGACGGTCGGGTGA
- the rqcH gene encoding ribosome rescue protein RqcH: MDRKRELTSVDCAALVTELGAYEGAKVDKAYLYGEDLLRLKLRDYDEGRLELLVEVGDVKRAHLVAPERVPDAPGRPPNFAMMLRNRISGADFAGVEQFGFDRILTFHFERPDGDTYVVAELFGEGNIAVLDENREVMGCLETIRLKSRTVAPGALYEYPSARLDPFALDEDGFAARMEESDTDVVRTLATLLNFGGLWAEELCTRAGVAKTKDIADATEEDYARLFDAAERLETTLRTGAFDPRVYYADPDGGGDGSGDGAADADDAGDGSGENVEPIRVDATPLPLEEREGQRAEVFPNFNAALDDYFYHYEEEVGAGGGGASGRPDFEEEIAKYERIVTQQEGAIEGFDEQAQEEREKAELLYARYDLVDEVLSAIRSAREEDVPWDDIAARFEEGRERGIAAAEAVEDVDGSNARVTLDLDGTRVTLDATTGVEKNADRLYREAKRVEEKKEGALEAIEDTREQLAAVKERRDRWEAEDADEAGDRGGEEGDGEDEPVDWLSRASVPVRRNEQWYERFRWFRTSDGFLVLGGRNADQNEELVKKYTERGDLFFHTQAPGAPVTILKATEPSEAARDVDVPERSREEAAQFAVSYSSVWKDGHFAGDVYMAHPDQVSKTPESGEYVEKGSFVVRGDRTYYEDTPVGVSVGIACEPQTQVIGGPPSAIEPRAATSIRVEPGRYAQNDAAKLLYREFRERFADTSFVRKVASPDLIQEFLPPGGSRIVEG; the protein is encoded by the coding sequence ATGGATCGAAAGCGGGAACTCACGAGCGTCGACTGCGCGGCCCTCGTCACGGAACTCGGGGCGTACGAGGGCGCGAAGGTCGACAAGGCCTACCTCTACGGGGAGGACCTCCTGCGGCTCAAGCTCCGGGACTACGACGAGGGGCGACTGGAGCTGCTCGTCGAGGTGGGCGACGTGAAGCGCGCTCACCTCGTCGCCCCCGAGCGCGTCCCCGACGCGCCGGGGCGGCCCCCGAACTTCGCGATGATGCTGCGCAATCGCATCTCCGGCGCGGACTTCGCGGGCGTCGAGCAGTTCGGCTTCGACCGCATCCTCACGTTCCACTTCGAGCGCCCCGACGGTGACACCTACGTCGTCGCGGAGCTGTTCGGCGAGGGCAACATCGCCGTCCTCGACGAGAATCGCGAGGTGATGGGCTGCCTGGAGACCATCCGCCTGAAGTCGCGCACCGTCGCCCCCGGCGCGCTCTACGAATACCCCTCCGCCCGGCTCGATCCCTTCGCCCTCGACGAGGACGGGTTCGCGGCGCGGATGGAGGAGTCTGACACCGACGTGGTTCGGACGCTCGCCACCCTGCTCAACTTCGGCGGGCTCTGGGCCGAGGAGCTGTGCACCCGCGCGGGCGTCGCGAAGACGAAGGACATCGCGGACGCCACCGAGGAGGACTACGCGCGCCTGTTCGACGCCGCCGAGCGCCTGGAGACGACCCTCCGGACGGGCGCGTTCGACCCGCGGGTCTACTACGCCGACCCCGACGGTGGCGGTGACGGGAGCGGGGACGGCGCGGCCGATGCTGATGACGCGGGTGACGGGAGTGGGGAAAACGTGGAGCCGATCCGCGTGGACGCGACGCCGCTCCCCCTGGAGGAGCGCGAGGGCCAGCGCGCCGAGGTCTTCCCCAACTTCAACGCCGCCCTGGACGACTACTTCTACCACTACGAGGAGGAGGTCGGTGCGGGCGGCGGCGGGGCGAGCGGACGGCCCGACTTCGAGGAGGAGATCGCGAAGTACGAGCGCATCGTCACCCAGCAGGAGGGGGCGATCGAGGGGTTCGACGAGCAGGCCCAGGAGGAGCGCGAGAAGGCGGAGTTGCTCTACGCGCGCTACGACCTCGTCGACGAGGTGCTCTCCGCGATCCGGTCGGCCCGCGAGGAGGACGTGCCGTGGGACGACATCGCCGCCCGCTTCGAGGAGGGCCGGGAGCGCGGCATCGCCGCAGCCGAGGCCGTCGAGGACGTCGACGGGTCGAACGCCCGCGTCACGCTCGACCTCGACGGGACGCGCGTCACGCTCGACGCGACGACGGGCGTCGAGAAGAACGCAGACCGGCTGTACCGGGAGGCGAAACGCGTCGAGGAGAAGAAGGAGGGCGCGCTCGAGGCCATCGAGGACACGCGGGAGCAACTCGCGGCCGTGAAGGAGCGACGCGACCGGTGGGAGGCCGAGGACGCGGACGAAGCGGGCGATCGGGGAGGCGAGGAGGGCGACGGCGAGGACGAGCCGGTCGACTGGCTCTCGCGAGCGTCGGTCCCCGTCCGTCGCAACGAGCAGTGGTACGAGCGTTTCCGGTGGTTCCGGACGAGCGACGGCTTCCTCGTGCTCGGCGGGCGCAACGCCGACCAGAACGAGGAACTCGTGAAGAAGTACACCGAGCGCGGCGACCTGTTCTTCCACACGCAGGCCCCCGGCGCGCCGGTGACGATCCTCAAGGCGACCGAACCGAGCGAGGCCGCCCGCGACGTCGACGTCCCCGAGCGGAGCCGCGAGGAGGCCGCCCAGTTCGCCGTCTCCTACTCCTCCGTCTGGAAGGACGGCCACTTCGCGGGCGACGTCTACATGGCCCACCCGGATCAGGTGTCGAAGACCCCCGAGAGCGGCGAGTACGTCGAGAAGGGGTCGTTCGTCGTCCGCGGCGACCGCACCTACTACGAGGACACGCCGGTCGGGGTGAGCGTGGGAATCGCCTGCGAACCGCAGACGCAGGTGATCGGCGGGCCGCCGAGCGCGATCGAACCGCGCGCCGCGACGAGCATCCGGGTCGAACCGGGACGCTACGCCCAGAACGACGCCGCGAAGCTCCTCTACCGGGAGTTCCGCGAGCGCTTCGCCGACACCTCCTTCGTCCGGAAGGTGGCCAGCCCCGACCTGATCCAGGAGTTCCTCCCGCCAGGCGGCAGTCGTATCGTCGAGGGGTGA
- a CDS encoding zinc-dependent alcohol dehydrogenase family protein produces MRAAVLKEHGEPLEIEEVDDPQVTPDGAVVETEACGICRSDWHGWQGDWDWLGIQAQEGQILGHEPAGRVIAVGENVTRFEEGDHVAIPFNLGDGTCIECRTGHGNTCENVMPLGFVEQVQGAFAEELHVPAADQNLVHLPDGVSSVDMAGLGCRFMTAFHGLAHRADVGAGDWVAVHGCGGVGLSAVHIANALGANVVAVDLMDEKLEKATSLGATETVNAGDVEDVPGEVQAITDRGANVSVDALGIATTCQNSVLSLGRRGQHLQIGLTTEEEQGMVSLPTDAMVMQEIEFIGSLGMPPTRYDEIFRMVATGKLDPSAVVSETVGLEDVSEKLSAMTDFGTVGIPVIDQF; encoded by the coding sequence ATGCGAGCAGCAGTCCTCAAGGAGCACGGCGAACCGCTGGAGATCGAGGAGGTAGACGACCCGCAGGTCACCCCGGACGGGGCGGTCGTCGAGACCGAGGCCTGCGGCATCTGTCGCTCCGACTGGCACGGGTGGCAGGGCGACTGGGACTGGCTCGGCATCCAGGCCCAGGAGGGACAGATCCTCGGCCACGAGCCGGCCGGCCGCGTGATAGCGGTCGGAGAGAACGTCACGCGCTTCGAGGAGGGCGATCACGTCGCCATCCCGTTCAACCTCGGAGACGGAACCTGCATCGAGTGTCGCACGGGCCACGGGAACACCTGCGAGAACGTCATGCCCCTCGGGTTCGTCGAGCAGGTCCAGGGGGCGTTCGCGGAGGAACTGCACGTCCCCGCCGCCGACCAGAACCTCGTCCACCTCCCCGACGGCGTCTCGTCGGTCGACATGGCCGGCCTCGGCTGCCGGTTCATGACGGCGTTCCACGGGCTGGCCCACCGCGCCGACGTGGGCGCGGGCGACTGGGTGGCGGTCCACGGCTGCGGCGGCGTCGGCCTCTCCGCAGTCCACATCGCGAACGCGCTGGGCGCGAACGTCGTCGCCGTCGACCTCATGGACGAGAAGCTGGAGAAGGCGACGTCGCTCGGCGCGACGGAGACCGTCAACGCCGGCGACGTCGAGGACGTCCCCGGCGAGGTACAGGCCATCACCGACCGCGGCGCGAACGTCTCCGTCGACGCGCTCGGCATCGCCACCACCTGCCAGAACTCCGTGCTGAGCCTCGGTCGCCGCGGCCAGCACCTCCAGATCGGTCTCACGACGGAGGAGGAACAGGGGATGGTGTCCCTGCCGACCGACGCGATGGTCATGCAGGAGATCGAGTTCATCGGCTCGCTCGGCATGCCGCCGACGCGCTACGACGAGATCTTCCGCATGGTCGCCACGGGCAAACTCGACCCGAGCGCCGTCGTCAGCGAGACGGTCGGCCTGGAGGACGTCTCCGAGAAGCTCTCCGCGATGACCGACTTCGGGACCGTCGGCATCCCGGTCATCGACCAGTTCTGA